The Brachyhypopomus gauderio isolate BG-103 chromosome 1, BGAUD_0.2, whole genome shotgun sequence genome includes a window with the following:
- the trmt1 gene encoding tRNA (guanine(26)-N(2))-dimethyltransferase isoform X1, translated as MPVSAALRVCARALRVSAGGGRAAFLQHFSTGGYSTMETDHSPPHQPAAPVDACAAPVDACAAPGDACAPPGPASDPSALPGLLPGETVVKEGKASILFPSANEVFYNPVQEFNRDLTCAVITEFARETLAARGVCITVPGEKERVVVRLSDEKTGREKEDATSQQEEEEREEEEACMRTVSVGEQCEDGLRVLEALAASGLRSIRFALEVPGLKSVTANDCSAKAAALIARNTQYNGVSHLVQASQRDASMVMYEARGKKKCYDVIDLDPYGSPSPFLDAALQAVGEGGLLCVTCTDMAVMAGSRGETCYSKYGSVSIKSRYCHEMALRIILHSLDMRANVYQRYIEPLLSVSVDFYIRVFVRVRTGQAKVKNSASKQALVYHCVGCGAFHLQRMGKRMFHGKDMKYSAATGPPVGMNCEHCGQKHQIGGPIWAEPIHNVEFVQKVLAAVSGNPSRFGTSKRIEGVLSMITEELEDVPLYSVLDHLSSTVHCNTPSMLMFRSALLHAGYRVSMSHACKNALKTDAPAGVLWDVMRCWEKSNPVKREKLSETSPAYRILSIEPVLQACFDIREDANPQSRKRHLTRFQENPQANWGPKARAKGGVISTELEDRRKKFQGKRKHQITDSSQLKNFPCKKFRKGTCTLGEKCCYSHDPEESPSNGDAEGGMMN; from the exons ATGCCCGTGAGCGCGGCGCTGCGCGTGTGTGCACGAGCCCTGCGCGTGTCCGCTGGCGGAGGGAGAGCCGCGTTCCTCCAACACTTCAGCACAGGCGGGTACAGCACCATGGAGACGGACCACAGCCCCCCACACCAGCCTGCCGCTCCCGTGGATGCGTGCGCGGCCCCCGTGGATGCGTGCGCGGCCCCCGGAGACGCGTGCGCGCCCCCCGGACCTGCCTCGGACCCTTCCGCACTTCCGGGGCTGTTGCCAGGGGAGACTGTTGTCAAGGAGGGCAAGGCGTCCATTTTGTTTCCGAGTGCCAACGAGGTGTTCTACAACCCTGTACAGGAGTTCAACAGGGACCTGAC GTGTGCGGTGATAACGGAGTTCGCCCGGGAGACGCTGGCTGCCAGAGGAGTGTGCATCACCGTACCTGGGGAGAAGGAACGCGTTGTCGTCCGCCTGTCCGACGAGAAGACCGGCAGAGAAAAGGAGGACGCCACCTCAcaacaggaggaagaggagagagaggaagaggaggcgtGCATGAGGACCGTCTCGGTTGGCGAGCAGTGTGAG GACGGCCTGCGTGTGCTCGAGGCGTTGGCTGCTTCGGGCCTGCGCTCCATCCGATTCGCTCTCGAGGTGCCGGGACTTAAAAGTGTCACAGCCAATGATTGTTCAGCTAAAGCCGCTGCCCTCATCGCTCGCAACACCCAGTACAACGGGGTGTCGCACCTGGTGCAAGCTAGCCAGAGAGATGCCAG CATGGTGATGTATGAGGCAAGAGGGAAGAAGAAATGCTATGATGTCATAGACCTGGATCCATAtggaagcccctcccccttcctggATGCTGCTTTGCAGGCTgttggtgagggag GGCTGCTGTGCGTCACCTGCACGGACATGGCGGTGATGGCggggagcagaggggagacCTGCTACAGCAAGTACGGATCCGTCTCCATCAAATCCAGATACTGCCACGAGATG GCCCTGCGTATCATCCTGCACAGCCTAGACATGCGAGCCAATGTTTACCAACGCTACATCGAACCACTGCTGAGTGTGAGTGTTGACTTCTACATCCGTGTCTTCGTAAGAGTCCGAACGGGCCAGGCCAAAGTTAAGAACTCAGCCAG TAAACAGGCCCTGGTGTATCACTGCGTGGGCTGTGGTGCCTTTCACCTACAGAGGATGGGCAAGAGAATGTTCCATGGCAAAGA TATGAAGTACTCTGCAGCCACAGGGCCTCCAGTGGGCATGAACTGTGAacactgtggtcagaaacaCCAG ATTGGAGGTCCAATATGGGCGGAACCCATCCACAATGTCGAATTTGTTCAGAAGGTTCTAGCAGCGGTTTCGGGGAACCCGTCACGCTTTGGAACATCCAAGCGCATCGAAGGCGTCCTCAGCATGATCACCGAG GAACTGGAAGACGTTCCTCTATACTCGGTCCTGGACCATCTCAGCAGCACGGTCCACTGCAACACCCCCTCCATGCTGATGTTTAG GTCTGCTTTGCTTCATGCTGGCTACAGAGTGTCCATGTCTCACGCCTGTAAGAACGCGCTGAAGACCGACGCCCCTGCCGGAGTGCTGTGGGACGTCATGCGCTGCTGG GAAAAGAGCAATCCAGTGAAGAGAGAGAAGTTATCGGAGACAAGTCCAGCTTATCGCATCCTCTCCATAGAACCAGT TCTGCAGGCCTGCTTTGACATTAGAGAGGATGCCAACCCACAGTCCCGCAAACGCCACCTCACCCGTTTTCAGGAGAACCCACAAGCCAACTGGGGCCCCAAAGCCCGTGCCAAGGG gggggTTATATCCACAGAGCTAGAGGACAGGAGGAAAAAGTTTCAGGGCAAGAGGAAGCACCAGATCACCGACTCCTCTCAGCTGAAGAACTTCCCCTGTAAGAAGTTCAGGAAG GGCACCTGCACCTTAGGAGAGAAATGCTGTTATTCTCATGATCCCGAGGAGTCGCCTAGCAACGGAGACGCAGAAGGAGGGATGATGAACTAA
- the trmt1 gene encoding tRNA (guanine(26)-N(2))-dimethyltransferase isoform X2 produces the protein MRTVSVGEQCEDGLRVLEALAASGLRSIRFALEVPGLKSVTANDCSAKAAALIARNTQYNGVSHLVQASQRDASMVMYEARGKKKCYDVIDLDPYGSPSPFLDAALQAVGEGGLLCVTCTDMAVMAGSRGETCYSKYGSVSIKSRYCHEMALRIILHSLDMRANVYQRYIEPLLSVSVDFYIRVFVRVRTGQAKVKNSASKQALVYHCVGCGAFHLQRMGKRMFHGKDMKYSAATGPPVGMNCEHCGQKHQIGGPIWAEPIHNVEFVQKVLAAVSGNPSRFGTSKRIEGVLSMITEELEDVPLYSVLDHLSSTVHCNTPSMLMFRSALLHAGYRVSMSHACKNALKTDAPAGVLWDVMRCWEKSNPVKREKLSETSPAYRILSIEPVLQACFDIREDANPQSRKRHLTRFQENPQANWGPKARAKGGVISTELEDRRKKFQGKRKHQITDSSQLKNFPCKKFRKGTCTLGEKCCYSHDPEESPSNGDAEGGMMN, from the exons ATGAGGACCGTCTCGGTTGGCGAGCAGTGTGAG GACGGCCTGCGTGTGCTCGAGGCGTTGGCTGCTTCGGGCCTGCGCTCCATCCGATTCGCTCTCGAGGTGCCGGGACTTAAAAGTGTCACAGCCAATGATTGTTCAGCTAAAGCCGCTGCCCTCATCGCTCGCAACACCCAGTACAACGGGGTGTCGCACCTGGTGCAAGCTAGCCAGAGAGATGCCAG CATGGTGATGTATGAGGCAAGAGGGAAGAAGAAATGCTATGATGTCATAGACCTGGATCCATAtggaagcccctcccccttcctggATGCTGCTTTGCAGGCTgttggtgagggag GGCTGCTGTGCGTCACCTGCACGGACATGGCGGTGATGGCggggagcagaggggagacCTGCTACAGCAAGTACGGATCCGTCTCCATCAAATCCAGATACTGCCACGAGATG GCCCTGCGTATCATCCTGCACAGCCTAGACATGCGAGCCAATGTTTACCAACGCTACATCGAACCACTGCTGAGTGTGAGTGTTGACTTCTACATCCGTGTCTTCGTAAGAGTCCGAACGGGCCAGGCCAAAGTTAAGAACTCAGCCAG TAAACAGGCCCTGGTGTATCACTGCGTGGGCTGTGGTGCCTTTCACCTACAGAGGATGGGCAAGAGAATGTTCCATGGCAAAGA TATGAAGTACTCTGCAGCCACAGGGCCTCCAGTGGGCATGAACTGTGAacactgtggtcagaaacaCCAG ATTGGAGGTCCAATATGGGCGGAACCCATCCACAATGTCGAATTTGTTCAGAAGGTTCTAGCAGCGGTTTCGGGGAACCCGTCACGCTTTGGAACATCCAAGCGCATCGAAGGCGTCCTCAGCATGATCACCGAG GAACTGGAAGACGTTCCTCTATACTCGGTCCTGGACCATCTCAGCAGCACGGTCCACTGCAACACCCCCTCCATGCTGATGTTTAG GTCTGCTTTGCTTCATGCTGGCTACAGAGTGTCCATGTCTCACGCCTGTAAGAACGCGCTGAAGACCGACGCCCCTGCCGGAGTGCTGTGGGACGTCATGCGCTGCTGG GAAAAGAGCAATCCAGTGAAGAGAGAGAAGTTATCGGAGACAAGTCCAGCTTATCGCATCCTCTCCATAGAACCAGT TCTGCAGGCCTGCTTTGACATTAGAGAGGATGCCAACCCACAGTCCCGCAAACGCCACCTCACCCGTTTTCAGGAGAACCCACAAGCCAACTGGGGCCCCAAAGCCCGTGCCAAGGG gggggTTATATCCACAGAGCTAGAGGACAGGAGGAAAAAGTTTCAGGGCAAGAGGAAGCACCAGATCACCGACTCCTCTCAGCTGAAGAACTTCCCCTGTAAGAAGTTCAGGAAG GGCACCTGCACCTTAGGAGAGAAATGCTGTTATTCTCATGATCCCGAGGAGTCGCCTAGCAACGGAGACGCAGAAGGAGGGATGATGAACTAA